A stretch of the Actinomyces faecalis genome encodes the following:
- the efp gene encoding elongation factor P — MATTNDLKNGLVLNIEGQLWQVVEFQHVKPGKGPAFVRTKLKNVLSGKTVDRTFNAGIKVETATVDRRDMQYSYKDGDDFVFMDVKTYEQTYVPAETVGEAATYMLEGQDVIVAFHEDSVLFVELPAAVVLTISHTEPGLQGDRSSAGTKPATLETGAEIQVPLFLNEGDKVKVDTRSGDYISRVTD, encoded by the coding sequence GTGGCAACGACGAACGACCTGAAGAACGGCCTTGTGCTCAACATCGAGGGCCAGCTGTGGCAGGTGGTCGAGTTCCAGCACGTCAAGCCCGGCAAGGGTCCGGCCTTCGTGCGTACCAAGCTGAAGAACGTCCTGAGCGGCAAGACCGTCGACCGCACCTTCAACGCCGGTATCAAGGTCGAGACCGCGACGGTCGACCGTCGCGACATGCAGTACTCCTACAAGGACGGCGACGACTTCGTCTTCATGGACGTCAAGACCTACGAGCAGACCTACGTGCCTGCCGAGACCGTCGGCGAGGCCGCCACCTACATGCTCGAGGGCCAGGACGTCATCGTGGCCTTCCACGAGGACTCCGTGCTCTTCGTCGAGCTGCCGGCCGCTGTCGTGCTCACCATCTCCCACACCGAGCCTGGCCTGCAGGGCGACCGCTCCTCGGCCGGGACCAAGCCCGCCACCCTGGAGACCGGCGCCGAGATCCAGGTGCCCCTCTTCCTCAACGAGGGTGACAAGGTCAAGGTGGACACCCGCAGCGGTGACTACATCTCTCGCGTCACCGACTGA
- the nusB gene encoding transcription antitermination factor NusB, with protein sequence MTDSARIKHTVTARTKARRRAVEILFEADQRGLLSPGQAADNLRALAAERAVHSANHTEAPAYTRQILGGVADHLEQIDEHIETYSQGWSLARMPAVDRAIARVTTWEIIYNDDVDVPVALDEAQTLAKMLSTDDSPRYLGGVLGRIGDLSPMLR encoded by the coding sequence ATGACTGACTCCGCACGGATCAAGCACACCGTCACCGCCCGGACCAAGGCACGGCGGCGCGCCGTCGAGATCCTCTTCGAAGCTGACCAGCGTGGCCTGCTGAGCCCTGGCCAGGCAGCCGACAACCTGCGGGCCCTGGCGGCTGAGCGGGCGGTCCACTCCGCCAACCACACCGAGGCCCCGGCCTACACGCGGCAGATCCTCGGTGGGGTGGCGGACCACCTGGAGCAGATCGACGAGCATATCGAGACCTACTCCCAGGGCTGGAGCCTGGCGCGGATGCCTGCCGTGGACCGCGCCATCGCGCGGGTCACGACCTGGGAGATCATCTACAACGATGACGTCGACGTGCCCGTCGCCCTTGACGAAGCCCAGACCTTGGCCAAGATGCTCTCCACGGACGACTCCCCGCGCTATCTGGGCGGGGTCCTGGGACGCATCGGTGACCTGTCACCGATGCTGCGTTAG
- a CDS encoding dihydroorotase: MTTSHLLTGVRPYGEDPTDVLVCDGQIAAIGADAASQAPSDARRHDLEGLVALPGLVDLHTHLREPGGESAETVFTGTRAAAVGGYTAVFAMANTNPVQDNAGVVEQVLRLGREAGWVDVHPVGAVSQGLEGRHLSEMGAMAYSAARVRVFSDDGRCVSDPVLMRRALEYVKAFDGVIAQHSQDPRLTEGSQMHEGALSAELGLRGWPAVAEESIIARDVLLAEHVGSRLHVCHLSTAGSVDLVRWAKARGIQVTAEVTPHHLLLTDELARSYSPLYKVNPPLRTAEDVEAVRQALADGTIDVVGTDHAPHPLESKDCEWQAGAFGMTGLETALPVLIETMVSTGRMSWRDLARAMSTAPALIGRLRDQGQGIEVGASANLTVLDPSVRRTIDPRAQWTASTNTPYAGMELPGQVVATFLHGRPTVLDGTPTAAQED; encoded by the coding sequence GTGACCACCTCCCACCTTCTGACCGGCGTCCGTCCCTACGGCGAGGACCCGACGGACGTCCTCGTCTGTGACGGCCAGATCGCTGCCATCGGCGCTGACGCCGCCTCCCAGGCTCCTTCGGACGCCCGCCGCCACGACCTGGAGGGCCTGGTGGCCCTGCCGGGGCTCGTCGACCTCCACACCCACCTGCGCGAGCCCGGCGGTGAGAGCGCCGAGACCGTCTTCACCGGCACCCGGGCCGCAGCCGTCGGTGGTTACACCGCCGTCTTCGCCATGGCCAACACGAACCCTGTCCAGGACAACGCCGGAGTGGTCGAGCAGGTCCTGCGGCTGGGGCGTGAGGCCGGCTGGGTCGATGTCCACCCGGTGGGTGCCGTCTCCCAGGGCCTGGAGGGCAGGCACCTGAGCGAGATGGGTGCCATGGCGTACTCGGCCGCCCGCGTGAGGGTCTTCTCCGACGACGGCAGGTGCGTGTCCGACCCCGTCCTCATGCGACGTGCCCTGGAGTACGTCAAGGCCTTCGACGGCGTCATCGCCCAGCACTCCCAGGACCCCCGCCTGACCGAGGGCTCCCAGATGCACGAGGGGGCCCTCAGTGCCGAGCTCGGCCTGCGCGGCTGGCCGGCCGTGGCCGAGGAGTCGATCATCGCCCGTGACGTGCTGCTGGCCGAGCACGTGGGCTCTCGGCTGCACGTGTGCCACCTGTCCACCGCCGGCAGCGTGGACCTGGTGCGCTGGGCCAAGGCCCGCGGCATCCAGGTCACGGCCGAGGTCACCCCGCACCACCTGCTGCTGACCGACGAGCTGGCACGCAGCTACTCGCCCCTGTACAAGGTCAACCCGCCCCTGCGCACGGCCGAGGACGTCGAGGCCGTCCGCCAGGCCCTGGCAGACGGGACGATCGACGTCGTGGGCACCGACCACGCCCCCCACCCGCTGGAGTCCAAGGACTGCGAGTGGCAGGCCGGTGCCTTCGGCATGACAGGGCTGGAGACGGCGCTGCCGGTACTCATCGAGACCATGGTCTCCACCGGCCGGATGAGCTGGAGGGACCTGGCCCGGGCCATGTCCACGGCGCCGGCTCTCATCGGTCGCCTGCGTGACCAGGGTCAGGGCATCGAGGTGGGCGCGAGCGCCAACCTCACCGTCCTGGACCCCAGCGTGCGCCGCACCATCGACCCGCGAGCCCAGTGGACCGCCTCGACCAACACTCCCTACGCCGGCATGGAGCTGCCGGGGCAGGTCGTCGCGACCTTCCTGCACGGCCGTCCCACGGTGCTGGACGGGACCCCGACCGCCGCACAGGAGGACTGA
- the pyrR gene encoding bifunctional pyr operon transcriptional regulator/uracil phosphoribosyltransferase PyrR, producing the protein MASTQSTGKQILGDVEIARSLVRIAHEIVERNRGGEDVLLLGIPSGGVPLARRLAAALATAVGEQGREVPVGTLDITMYRDDLGRHPIRVPQPTLIPGGTLEGRTVILVDDVLYSGRTIRAALDALGSIGRAAAVQLAVLVDRGHRELPIRADYVGKNLPTSRTEKVIVSLTELGAQADAVTIIDGAEDK; encoded by the coding sequence GTGGCCAGCACGCAGTCCACCGGGAAGCAGATCCTCGGCGACGTCGAGATCGCGCGCTCCCTCGTTCGCATCGCTCACGAGATCGTTGAGCGCAACCGGGGAGGCGAGGACGTCCTCCTCCTCGGTATCCCCTCAGGCGGTGTCCCGCTGGCCAGGCGGCTGGCCGCGGCGCTAGCCACCGCAGTGGGGGAACAGGGTCGGGAGGTGCCGGTTGGCACCCTGGACATCACCATGTACCGCGATGACCTGGGTCGCCACCCCATCCGCGTTCCCCAACCCACCCTCATTCCCGGCGGCACGCTGGAGGGACGCACCGTCATCCTCGTCGATGACGTTTTGTACTCCGGACGCACCATCCGCGCGGCCCTGGACGCCCTGGGCTCGATCGGGCGCGCGGCGGCCGTCCAGCTGGCGGTCCTCGTGGACCGGGGCCACCGCGAGCTGCCGATCCGGGCGGACTACGTGGGCAAGAACCTGCCGACCTCCCGCACCGAGAAAGTCATCGTCTCCCTGACCGAGCTCGGTGCCCAGGCCGATGCCGTCACCATCATCGACGGAGCGGAGGACAAGTGA
- a CDS encoding shikimate kinase, with the protein MSPVVLIGPPGAGCSSVGRELTALRGTELVDLAQVVACRLGVPPESALVAVGEDRYRGAEAQAALDVLAEVLTEPDGVVALGSGCLAQEAVREAVGLVRQRGAQVVALTASVRRLAHRNGLDAPRSVALGNVNHLFTQMLHERDAQCRQLATRVVDTTDTTAAEVAQALS; encoded by the coding sequence ATGAGCCCGGTCGTCCTCATCGGCCCGCCCGGTGCGGGCTGCTCCAGCGTGGGGCGGGAGCTGACCGCGCTGCGCGGTACCGAGCTCGTCGACCTGGCGCAGGTCGTGGCCTGCCGGCTCGGGGTCCCGCCGGAGTCGGCCCTCGTGGCCGTGGGGGAGGACCGCTACCGCGGTGCCGAGGCCCAGGCCGCCCTCGACGTGCTGGCTGAGGTCCTCACGGAGCCTGACGGCGTGGTGGCTCTCGGATCGGGGTGCCTGGCGCAGGAAGCGGTGCGTGAGGCCGTGGGGCTCGTACGCCAGCGTGGTGCCCAGGTGGTGGCGCTGACGGCCTCGGTACGCCGCCTGGCCCACCGCAACGGCCTGGACGCGCCGCGCTCGGTGGCGCTGGGCAACGTCAACCACCTGTTCACCCAGATGCTTCACGAGCGTGACGCTCAGTGCCGGCAGCTGGCCACACGTGTCGTCGATACCACGGACACCACAGCGGCTGAGGTGGCGCAGGCACTGTCCTGA
- a CDS encoding aspartate carbamoyltransferase catalytic subunit: MKHLLSAKDLSHDEAVMVLDTAEAMAATQRHAVKKLPTLRGKTVVNLFFEDSTRTRLSFEAAAKRLSADVINFSAKGSSVSKGESLKDTAQTIMAMGADAVVIRHSADGAAHLLAHAGWIDVPVLNAGDGKHQHPTQALLDAMTLRRWYDPSGERADGSPAPQGRDLADARVVIVGDVLHSRVARSNVDLLTTLGAEVTLVAPPTLLPVGMEGWPCEISYDLDATIEQVQPDAVMMLRVQRERMSAAGGGYFPSPAEYSRSYGLDLARRSAMPEHAIVMHPGPMNRGLEITAEAADDPRSRVIEQVGNGVSVRMAALYLLLADEGNQL; this comes from the coding sequence ATGAAGCACCTGCTCAGCGCCAAGGACCTCAGCCATGACGAGGCCGTCATGGTCCTGGACACCGCCGAGGCCATGGCTGCCACCCAGCGTCACGCCGTCAAGAAGCTGCCCACCCTGCGTGGCAAGACGGTGGTCAACCTCTTCTTCGAGGACTCCACCCGCACCCGCCTGTCCTTCGAGGCGGCCGCCAAGCGCCTGAGCGCCGACGTCATCAACTTCTCGGCCAAGGGCTCGTCGGTGTCCAAGGGGGAGTCCCTCAAGGACACGGCGCAGACGATCATGGCGATGGGCGCTGACGCCGTCGTCATCCGTCACAGCGCCGACGGCGCGGCCCACCTGCTCGCGCACGCGGGCTGGATCGACGTCCCCGTCCTCAACGCCGGTGACGGCAAGCACCAGCACCCCACCCAGGCGCTGCTGGACGCCATGACGCTGCGCCGCTGGTACGACCCTTCCGGGGAGCGGGCTGACGGCTCCCCGGCACCCCAGGGACGTGACCTGGCGGACGCCAGGGTCGTCATCGTGGGTGACGTGCTGCACTCACGTGTGGCCCGCTCTAACGTCGACCTGCTGACGACCCTCGGGGCCGAGGTCACCCTCGTCGCTCCTCCGACCCTCCTTCCGGTGGGGATGGAGGGCTGGCCCTGTGAGATCTCCTACGACCTGGACGCCACGATCGAGCAGGTCCAGCCTGACGCGGTCATGATGCTGCGTGTCCAGCGCGAGCGCATGAGCGCGGCCGGCGGTGGCTACTTCCCCAGCCCCGCGGAGTACTCGCGCTCCTACGGCCTGGACCTGGCACGACGCTCGGCGATGCCCGAGCACGCCATCGTCATGCACCCCGGTCCGATGAACCGAGGCCTGGAGATCACGGCCGAGGCGGCCGACGACCCCCGTTCACGCGTCATCGAGCAGGTCGGCAACGGCGTGTCCGTGCGCATGGCCGCTCTTTACCTGCTCCTTGCCGACGAAGGGAACCAGCTGTGA
- the carA gene encoding glutamine-hydrolyzing carbamoyl-phosphate synthase small subunit — translation MSGRSRERGTALLVLEDGYVLRGRAYGAIGRSVGEIVFNTGMTGYQETLTDPSYHRQIVVQTAPHIGNTGVNDEDPESSRIWVAGYVVREPARRASSWRARRELEDELVSQDVVGICEVDTRALTRRLREHGAMRAGVFSGHALPAGADDAAGPSAAAVQICLEAVRSAPQMAGAALASEVTTPEGYVVEPSGELAGREPVAVVAAIDLGIKSRTPWQLAERGVRVHVLPQSTTLDQVLALRPDGVFFSNGPGDPGTATSEVELLRGVLDARIPFFGICLGNQIFGRALGYGTYKLGYGHRGVNQPVLDRATGKVEITAHNHGFAVDAPVEEASLAPYDGGRYGRVEVSHVGLNDGVVEGLRALDLPAFSVQYHPEAAAGPHDGEHLFDRFVRLMKEAR, via the coding sequence GTGAGCGGACGCAGCCGCGAGCGCGGTACGGCCCTGCTGGTCCTGGAGGACGGCTACGTCCTGCGCGGACGCGCCTACGGCGCGATCGGGCGCAGCGTGGGGGAGATCGTCTTCAACACCGGGATGACCGGGTACCAGGAGACCCTGACCGACCCCTCCTACCACCGGCAGATCGTCGTCCAGACCGCCCCGCACATCGGCAACACCGGTGTCAACGACGAGGACCCGGAGTCCTCGCGGATCTGGGTGGCCGGGTACGTCGTGCGCGAGCCCGCACGCCGTGCCTCCAGCTGGCGTGCCAGGCGCGAGCTGGAGGACGAGCTGGTCAGCCAGGACGTGGTCGGTATCTGTGAGGTCGACACCCGGGCGCTGACCCGCCGGCTTCGTGAGCACGGCGCCATGCGCGCCGGAGTCTTCTCCGGACACGCCCTGCCCGCGGGGGCCGACGACGCCGCCGGGCCGTCGGCGGCGGCCGTCCAGATCTGTCTGGAGGCCGTGCGCAGCGCCCCGCAGATGGCGGGTGCCGCCCTGGCCTCGGAGGTGACCACCCCGGAGGGCTACGTCGTCGAGCCCAGTGGCGAGCTCGCCGGTCGCGAGCCGGTGGCCGTCGTGGCCGCCATCGACCTGGGGATCAAGAGCCGCACGCCCTGGCAGCTGGCCGAGCGCGGCGTGCGGGTGCACGTCCTGCCCCAGTCCACGACCCTGGACCAGGTGCTCGCCCTGCGCCCCGACGGCGTCTTCTTCTCCAACGGACCTGGGGACCCCGGCACGGCCACCAGCGAGGTCGAGCTGCTGCGCGGTGTGCTTGACGCTCGTATCCCCTTCTTCGGTATCTGCCTGGGTAACCAGATCTTCGGACGGGCCCTGGGCTACGGGACCTACAAGCTGGGCTACGGGCACCGCGGCGTCAACCAGCCGGTCCTGGACCGGGCGACGGGCAAGGTGGAGATCACGGCGCACAACCACGGCTTCGCCGTCGACGCCCCGGTGGAGGAGGCGAGCCTGGCTCCCTATGACGGAGGACGCTACGGGCGTGTCGAGGTCAGCCACGTGGGCCTCAACGACGGCGTCGTCGAGGGCCTGCGCGCCCTGGACCTGCCGGCCTTCTCCGTCCAGTACCACCCTGAGGCTGCTGCCGGGCCTCACGACGGCGAGCACCTGTTTGACCGGTTTGTGCGCCTGATGAAGGAGGCTCGCTGA